From the Phyllostomus discolor isolate MPI-MPIP mPhyDis1 chromosome 7, mPhyDis1.pri.v3, whole genome shotgun sequence genome, one window contains:
- the LOC114514844 gene encoding thymosin beta-4-like, producing MSDKSDTAKIKKFNNSKLKKTEVQEKNPLPSKEMIGQEKQAGES from the coding sequence ATGTCTGACAAATCTGATACGGCCAAGATTAAGAAATTCAATAATTCaaaattgaagaagacagaagTGCAAGAGAAAAATCCACTGCCTTCCAAAGAAATGATTGGACAGGAGAAGCAAGCAGGCGAATCGTAA